In one Candidatus Absconditicoccus praedator genomic region, the following are encoded:
- a CDS encoding PD-(D/E)XK nuclease family protein: MEKFQNPPLGWSISRSNLLHYCQKKYFFGYYGNWLQEFDQSFRLEYLLLKNIKSLDMWIGEKAHNLISDYLNIVANQQDFNKEQLVKQTFTIMDHEFNFSKNRDYTAYDKENKFGLSEHYYQIDIDQKYEDAKDKLEKRFDNFLNSSLHKQILCYLHSPNQRYIEPKEPDFEKMKVVVDNVPELLGITLWANPDFAVIVDSNKYIIYDWKTGRVPPYQDGEISDQLKVYAYKLLLNIGMEKIDDVQIYAWEVYLEDMSVFGGKIQTQDIMDIQDKIIEDVSLQKTFIQDGDIQKNIPINSIVFQRTNNKKKCHTCTYRKICDDLRHYEDV, from the coding sequence ATGGAAAAATTTCAAAATCCACCACTTTGATGGTCGATATCTCGTTCAAACCTTTTGCATTACTGTCAGAAGAAATATTTTTTCGGCTATTATGGGAACTGGCTCCAAGAATTTGATCAATCGTTCCGATTGGAATATCTATTGTTGAAAAACATCAAAAGCTTGGATATGTGGATTTGAGAAAAGGCTCATAATTTAATTTCAGACTACTTAAATATTGTAGCCAACCAGCAAGATTTCAATAAAGAACAATTGGTTAAGCAAACTTTTACTATCATGGATCATGAGTTCAACTTTTCCAAAAACAGAGATTATACTGCCTATGACAAAGAAAATAAATTTTGACTTTCAGAACATTATTACCAAATAGATATAGACCAAAAATATGAGGATGCTAAAGACAAACTAGAAAAACGATTTGATAATTTTTTGAATAGCTCTTTGCATAAACAGATATTATGCTATTTACATAGCCCCAATCAACGATATATAGAACCCAAAGAGCCTGATTTTGAAAAAATGAAAGTAGTAGTTGATAATGTACCTGAGCTTTTGTGAATTACTCTATGGGCAAATCCAGATTTTGCTGTGATAGTAGATTCAAATAAATATATTATATATGATTGGAAAACTGGTAGGGTGCCTCCTTATCAAGATTGAGAGATTTCTGACCAGCTCAAAGTATATGCTTACAAACTTTTGTTGAATATATGAATGGAAAAAATTGATGATGTGCAGATTTATGCTTGGGAGGTGTATTTGGAAGATATGTCTGTGTTTGGTGGAAAGATACAAACTCAAGATATTATGGATATTCAAGACAAAATTATTGAAGATGTGTCTTTACAAAAAACTTTCATCCAAGATGGAGATATCCAAAAAAACATTCCAATAAATAGTATAGTTTTCCAAAGAACAAATAATAAGAAAAAATGTCATACATGCACTTATAGAAAAATTTGTGATGATTTGAGACATTATGAGGATGTTTAA
- a CDS encoding adenylate/guanylate cyclase domain-containing protein: protein MYYIMELSGVKNKFQKLFGLYVGKNVLGNDYDGEIGQKQAKENEIAIYFSDIAGFTDMSEKLSPKQNIDFLNIYLEKQSKNISLNNGFIDKYIGDAVMAFWENNDSCFEASKSAILNVKSIKEINEIVKNNLNIDINLNTRIGLHYGKAIVGDIGSEEYKLNYTIIGDNVNLASRLEGINKYYNTSICASENFVEKITDSNEFLFRKLDKIQVKGKENAIEIYEIIPEFKNILSKQYLQHIEKFINMFEDGLQKYFKGNFEEALSIFKKCQNIKKDKTCNIFILRCEDLIKNKPKNWNGVWKHENK from the coding sequence ATGTATTATATAATGGAATTAAGCTGAGTTAAAAATAAATTTCAAAAACTTTTTGGCTTGTATGTATGAAAAAATGTTTTATGAAATGACTATGATTGAGAAATTTGACAAAAACAAGCAAAAGAAAATGAAATAGCAATTTATTTTTCTGATATTGCTTGATTTACAGATATGTCTGAAAAACTTTCTCCAAAACAAAATATTGATTTTTTGAATATATATTTAGAAAAACAAAGCAAAAATATATCTTTAAACAACTGATTTATTGATAAATATATTGGTGATGCAGTAATGGCATTTTGGGAAAATAATGATAGTTGTTTTGAAGCAAGTAAATCTGCTATTTTAAATGTAAAATCCATTAAAGAAATCAATGAAATTGTTAAAAATAATTTAAATATTGATATTAATTTAAATACAAGAATATGATTACATTACTGAAAAGCTATTGTATGAGATATATGATCTGAAGAATACAAGCTTAATTATACAATTATATGAGATAATGTGAATTTGGCTTCAAGACTAGAATGAATAAATAAATATTATAACACAAGTATATGTGCATCCGAAAATTTTGTAGAAAAAATTACAGATAGTAATGAATTTTTATTTAGAAAATTAGATAAAATACAAGTAAAATGAAAAGAAAATGCTATAGAAATTTATGAAATAATACCTGAATTTAAAAATATACTATCAAAACAATACTTACAACATATAGAAAAATTTATAAATATGTTTGAAGATTGATTACAAAAATATTTTAAATGAAACTTTGAAGAAGCTTTATCAATTTTCAAAAAATGTCAAAATATTAAAAAAGACAAAACATGTAATATCTTTATTTTAAGATGTGAAGATCTAATAAAAAACAAACCAAAAAATTGGAACTGAGTCTGGAAACATGAAAACAAATAA
- a CDS encoding DUF2905 domain-containing protein — translation MISGGIIFFIGLTIFLLNKFGIPFGKLPGDIYIDNENTKFYFPVVSFLILSLVLSVLLNLLLKIFK, via the coding sequence ATGATATCATGAGGTATAATTTTCTTTATTTGATTAACAATCTTTTTGTTGAATAAATTCTGAATTCCGTTCTGAAAATTACCATGAGATATTTATATTGATAATGAAAATACAAAATTTTATTTCCCAGTGGTAAGTTTTTTGATTTTATCTTTGGTTTTAAGTGTTTTATTAAACCTTTTACTAAAGATATTCAAGTAG
- a CDS encoding HD-GYP domain-containing protein, with protein sequence MNYTETFYNTEELDNKNLSNYTMIEKIKNGNTDILKIIKMINMKLIGTSYEPETILNNFFDIMNDFLEEYEKMNDEIDLSFTCSQEKYFIIGEIIEKRSANSSYDFESIQKLNEFINIHNAIILISEELMNFIDEEQVSKIISDKLKSNNFNTIELKKWIDIFSKIKEVYKSNIIFSSILVKNLKDSSFRFFNKENKVQTSLECKINNYQKDKKRVEKYEESIYLEYFSNISELEFIKEISKIVRNSKKNYSEGFNKDMDSLENFRNKIRNCKELISSEEKEFHNKLYIMEFSVQIVRMLLVFRLGSANVISDFSKNHIDDYYNEFLSNIDLFDTNVKAAIFNMFGVLYHLILKPDVGNSVFGEGEKICKETNNTEYEITIQRNKSFYQVTNITANLQFINALVKYPDFFQLNNFNIKEKLELIKKQIDEFLFFSNKNIVPLYGMSSETIKEFFGLQILDTMDDSMSEGYLGKIFKSIQNNKENEYYKYSKGKIIFTALILVLQFYMQKIFNETIEISGIDLEKYDLDYEYLKSLVDKNTLETFKCEDTLELDYLVKTYNSIFGINQTDNELTFSSILSSIEDKILIEDNKVEKILAQIPKVHSGGAEFFSLVKIYNYLTRIGKVKFNHILNLISNIIDTFDLSYSPGHNNRVAENSRIIAEIIYNSEFLYNEFKKEIERINYEIYGLSFNDSFEGIDKIVDFDGDESFCQGIYLSALFHDCGKVNTDLLVLSSRIKPNDEEYQELKSHSIKGKKVLEHFLGEQIAVPQFIVNGTLHHERPDGNGYPYGLVDPHSYKDILPSEKLPLESKIIAIADVIDAIGGERSYILEKKSIEFLVSELVNNTGTQFDKKIVEELVRNENFIKYLKQRYG encoded by the coding sequence ATGAATTATACAGAAACTTTTTATAATACTGAAGAATTAGATAATAAAAATCTTTCCAATTATACAATGATTGAAAAAATTAAAAACTGAAACACTGACATTTTGAAAATAATAAAAATGATAAATATGAAACTTATTTGAACTTCATATGAACCAGAAACTATTTTGAATAATTTTTTTGATATAATGAATGATTTTTTAGAAGAATATGAAAAAATGAATGATGAAATTGACCTTAGTTTTACTTGTTCTCAAGAAAAATATTTTATAATATGAGAGATAATTGAAAAAAGATCAGCAAACAGTTCATATGATTTTGAATCAATACAAAAACTAAACGAGTTTATAAATATACATAATGCAATAATTTTAATATCTGAAGAATTAATGAATTTTATAGATGAAGAACAAGTTTCCAAAATAATATCAGACAAACTTAAATCTAATAATTTTAACACAATAGAGTTAAAAAAATGGATTGATATATTTTCAAAAATTAAAGAAGTTTATAAATCAAATATAATCTTTTCTTCTATCCTAGTGAAGAATTTAAAAGATAGCTCTTTTAGATTTTTTAATAAAGAAAATAAAGTACAAACTTCTCTAGAATGTAAAATTAACAATTATCAAAAAGACAAAAAAAGGGTTGAAAAATATGAAGAAAGTATCTATTTAGAATACTTTTCAAATATTTCAGAATTAGAATTTATAAAAGAGATATCTAAAATAGTCAGAAATTCAAAGAAAAATTATTCTGAATGATTCAATAAAGACATGGATAGTTTGGAAAATTTTAGAAATAAAATAAGAAACTGTAAAGAATTAATTTCTTCTGAAGAAAAAGAATTTCATAACAAACTATATATTATGGAGTTTTCAGTTCAAATAGTAAGAATGCTTTTAGTTTTTAGACTATGATCTGCTAATGTTATTTCTGACTTCAGTAAAAACCATATAGATGATTATTATAATGAATTTTTAAGTAATATCGATTTGTTTGATACTAATGTTAAAGCTGCTATATTTAACATGTTTTGAGTTTTATATCATTTGATTTTAAAACCTGATGTTTGAAATAGTGTATTTGGAGAATGAGAAAAGATTTGTAAAGAAACTAATAACACAGAATATGAAATAACAATACAAAGAAATAAATCTTTTTATCAAGTAACAAATATAACTGCTAATTTACAGTTTATTAACGCATTAGTAAAATATCCAGATTTTTTTCAGTTAAATAATTTTAATATAAAAGAAAAACTTGAGCTTATAAAAAAACAAATTGATGAATTTTTATTTTTTTCAAATAAAAATATTGTACCTTTATACTGAATGTCTTCAGAAACTATTAAAGAGTTTTTTTGATTACAAATATTGGACACAATGGATGATTCTATGAGTGAGTGATATTTATGAAAAATATTTAAAAGCATTCAAAACAACAAAGAAAATGAATATTATAAGTATTCTAAATGAAAAATTATTTTTACAGCATTAATATTAGTTTTACAATTTTATATGCAGAAAATCTTTAATGAAACTATAGAAATATCATGAATTGATTTAGAAAAGTATGATTTGGATTATGAATATTTAAAGTCATTGGTAGATAAAAATACTTTAGAAACTTTTAAATGTGAAGATACACTAGAGTTAGACTATCTTGTAAAAACATATAATAGTATATTTGGTATTAATCAAACTGATAATGAGCTTACATTTTCAAGTATATTGTCTTCTATTGAAGATAAAATACTTATTGAAGACAATAAGGTTGAAAAAATTTTGGCTCAAATTCCAAAAGTTCATTCTTGAGGTGCAGAATTTTTTAGTTTAGTTAAAATTTATAATTATCTAACTAGAATATGAAAAGTAAAATTCAACCATATTTTAAACTTGATATCCAATATAATTGATACATTTGACTTAAGTTATAGTCCTGGTCACAACAATAGAGTAGCTGAAAATTCCAGGATAATTGCGGAAATAATCTATAATTCAGAATTTCTATATAATGAATTCAAAAAAGAAATTGAAAGGATTAATTATGAAATATACTGACTTTCTTTTAATGATTCATTTGAATGAATAGATAAAATAGTAGATTTTGATTGAGATGAGTCTTTTTGTCAAGGTATTTATTTATCAGCATTATTTCATGACTGCGGTAAAGTAAATACAGACTTATTGGTATTATCTTCTAGAATAAAACCTAATGATGAAGAATATCAGGAATTAAAATCACATTCAATTAAAGGAAAAAAAGTTTTAGAACATTTTTTATGAGAACAGATTGCTGTACCTCAATTTATAGTTAATTGAACACTCCATCATGAAAGACCAGATTGAAATTGATATCCATATTGATTGGTAGATCCACATTCTTATAAAGATATATTACCTTCAGAAAAACTACCTTTAGAAAGCAAAATAATAGCAATTGCAGATGTTATAGATGCTATATGATGAGAAAGAAGTTATATTTTAGAAAAAAAATCTATAGAATTCTTAGTATCAGAATTAGTTAATAATACATGAACTCAATTTGATAAGAAAATAGTAGAAGAATTAGTAAGAAATGAAAACTTTATAAAATACTTAAAACAAAGATATTGATAA
- a CDS encoding bifunctional diguanylate cyclase/phosphodiesterase, translating into MLAINLDNLDVEDFNPSKHDVKSSIEIFFQRKNGNQININTLSKNIRIIVGFLLYLDKKIGIDDSNNQDELLKNIVLKLKKSQNLGYIGLGVVIEDKLFELLDNDSIYKIILKLFNQSHQLSQEFLQNLSQGSVYEYNINFDDKFLFENIKKIIEKTCESINTQTAQIGYYYVERVINYLLNNNLNQHQIINFFDILKKKILIKINDEIINNFQLYGGKEFEKILKIQDNINFYLQKKMEIVYEYFSNEREEWESSQKDTLLENQELQAQIRQRIDAIDNAAILIEVDKHGFILNMNNKLVQATGHDSKEELLGKHTSFFSSGEHTKEFWQEMWETISSGKVWHGVIKNKNKQGDFIYLDTTITPIRNYKGEIIKYVVIRFDVTESEKLKENLEESNKKLEYMVYIDQLTKLPNLMQFQKDVETFGQKETVLIKINEFSKINGLYGYEAGNVLITKFTEKLGKVLQNYGLQLYRTGEMEYGILNTSGSKISRKTVFEDIFGGEVDYEISIQELNIKAVLNLSIGKATNQDSSSLYNNALIALYESKKLGKPVQYTPELEEKNRENIQNAFYWVNEIRNSLYEDRVVPAFQGIVDNRKGKITRYEALVRIQQDERLVSPGLFLPHAENAGFMPEITQVMIRKTIEAMKGNNFGFSINLTEEDIKNPEVFEQIKNYLQKYDINPERLSIEILEQVVSEDNAVLNMLNKYSQIGIKISIDDFGVGYSNISKFIRINPDYMKIDGSIVNGVHKDPEKQEIIKHIVNMGKQKGSKIVAEFIDTKEDQEYIKNLGIEYSQGFYFSKPTTTL; encoded by the coding sequence ATGTTAGCTATTAATTTAGATAATCTTGATGTAGAAGACTTTAATCCCTCCAAACATGATGTTAAATCAAGTATTGAAATTTTTTTTCAAAGAAAAAATTGAAATCAGATAAACATAAACACACTAAGTAAAAATATAAGAATTATTGTATGATTTTTGTTGTATCTAGATAAAAAAATTTGAATAGACGATTCAAATAATCAAGATGAATTATTAAAAAATATTGTTTTAAAGCTAAAAAAATCTCAGAATCTTGGTTATATTTGATTATGAGTTGTAATAGAAGATAAATTATTTGAACTATTAGATAATGACAGTATTTATAAAATTATATTAAAATTATTTAATCAATCACATCAGTTATCACAAGAGTTTTTGCAAAATTTATCTCAATGAAGTGTTTATGAATACAATATAAATTTTGATGATAAATTTTTATTTGAAAATATAAAAAAAATTATAGAAAAAACTTGTGAATCTATAAATACTCAAACAGCTCAGATTTGATACTATTACGTAGAAAGAGTTATAAATTATCTTTTAAATAATAATTTAAACCAACATCAAATTATTAATTTTTTTGATATACTCAAAAAAAAAATACTAATAAAAATTAATGATGAAATTATAAATAATTTTCAATTATATTGAGGTAAAGAATTTGAAAAAATATTAAAAATTCAAGATAATATTAATTTTTATCTTCAAAAAAAGATGGAGATTGTTTATGAATATTTTTCCAATGAAAGAGAGGAGTGGGAATCATCTCAAAAAGACACATTATTAGAGAATCAAGAATTACAAGCTCAAATAAGACAACGAATAGATGCTATTGATAATGCAGCAATATTAATAGAAGTAGACAAGCATTGATTTATATTAAATATGAACAACAAACTTGTACAGGCAACAGGACATGACAGTAAAGAAGAATTGTTATGAAAACATACTTCATTTTTTTCCTCATGAGAACATACTAAGGAATTTTGGCAAGAAATGTGGGAAACTATATCATCTTGAAAAGTTTGGCATTGAGTTATAAAAAATAAAAATAAACAATGAGATTTTATATATTTGGATACTACTATAACTCCAATAAGAAATTATAAATGAGAAATCATAAAATATGTAGTAATCCGTTTTGATGTAACAGAATCAGAAAAATTAAAAGAAAATCTTGAAGAATCAAATAAAAAATTAGAATATATGGTTTATATAGACCAGCTTACAAAACTTCCAAATCTTATGCAATTCCAAAAAGATGTGGAGACGTTTTGACAAAAAGAAACAGTTCTAATAAAAATAAATGAATTTTCCAAAATAAATTGATTGTATTGATATGAAGCCTGAAATGTATTAATAACAAAATTCACAGAAAAATTGGGAAAAGTATTGCAAAATTATTGATTACAGTTGTATAGAACCTGAGAAATGGAGTATTGAATTTTAAATACAAGCTGAAGCAAAATATCTCGGAAAACTGTATTTGAAGACATTTTTTGATGAGAAGTTGATTATGAAATAAGTATACAAGAATTAAATATAAAAGCAGTACTTAATTTGAGTATATGAAAAGCAACAAACCAAGATTCTTCAAGCTTATATAATAATGCTCTTATTGCATTGTATGAGTCCAAAAAACTATGAAAACCAGTTCAATATACTCCTGAATTGGAAGAAAAAAACAGGGAAAATATACAAAACGCATTTTACTGGGTAAATGAGATAAGAAATTCATTATACGAAGATAGAGTAGTGCCTGCATTTCAATGAATTGTAGACAATAGAAAATGAAAAATCACTAGATATGAGGCTTTAGTAAGAATCCAACAAGATGAAAGATTAGTTTCTCCATGATTGTTTTTACCACATGCAGAAAATGCTGGTTTTATGCCAGAAATTACTCAAGTGATGATAAGAAAAACAATAGAAGCAATGAAAGGTAATAATTTTTGATTTTCAATTAATCTTACAGAAGAAGATATTAAAAATCCAGAAGTTTTTGAGCAAATTAAAAATTACCTTCAAAAGTATGATATAAATCCAGAAAGATTAAGTATTGAGATTCTTGAACAAGTTGTAAGTGAAGATAATGCTGTTTTAAATATGCTAAATAAATATTCTCAAATTGGAATAAAAATTTCTATTGATGATTTCTGAGTTGGATATTCAAATATTTCAAAATTTATTAGAATAAATCCTGATTATATGAAAATTGATTGAAGTATAGTTAATTGAGTACATAAAGATCCGGAAAAACAAGAAATAATAAAACACATTGTTAATATGTGAAAACAAAAATGATCAAAAATTGTTGCAGAATTCATAGATACAAAAGAAGACCAAGAATATATAAAAAATCTTTGAATAGAATACAGCCAATGATTTTATTTTTCAAAACCTACAACCACACTATAA
- a CDS encoding elongation factor 4 yields the protein MKSNIRNFCIVAHIDHGKSTLADRMLEITKTLEKSDKGQVLDKLDLEQERGITIKLTPARMHWKGYEFNLIDTPGHVDFQYEVSRSLSSVEGTILLVDATQGIQAQTLSTLYMAIDYGLEIIPVLNKIDLPAAQPERVAEDIENLVGIDKEQIISVSAKTGENVDKVLDTIIDKIESAESFYEQNKSKFFLPSSSEQLKNTTGVSRALIFDSVYDKYKGVVAYVKVLDGEFTKKDTINLLYSENQVVPSQIGYFAPDYIPTDSIKEGQIGYIVTGQKSVREAKIGDTMLSFNKTGSENIKAQNIDPKSYKDLRNFAIPGFKRMKPFVYSGVYPMQASDYDKLKDAFEKLVLNDSAIEYDNETSSALGHGFRAGFLGTLHMDITRQRLEKEYDIQTVFTIPNAQYLVKLKNLSHDIIKQGTNITKLINTNLYKHIIEEDVQLTLGDIPMEIKESLKPWIVVSSGGQMPNPGDIDIILEPYSSIEVVGPQEYGGEVMQLCNEHRGIMQGMESIDENRILRRYKIPLAEIIVDFYDKLKSNTQGYATMNYEFLGYEQSDLVRLDVLVNHEPVEAFSMVVHKDKAYSLGKSIVEKLKDLIPKHMFPIPLQASIGNKVIARENIPALKKDVLAKCYGGDVTRKRKLLEKQKEGKKKMKQMGKVSVPNDIFLKMISR from the coding sequence ATGAAGTCAAATATTCGTAATTTTTGTATAGTAGCACATATAGATCATTGAAAATCAACATTGGCAGATAGAATGCTTGAAATTACTAAAACATTAGAAAAATCCGATAAATGACAAGTTTTGGACAAACTTGATTTGGAGCAGGAGAGGGGGATTACTATCAAATTAACTCCTGCAAGAATGCATTGGAAGTGATATGAGTTCAACTTGATAGATACTCCTGGACATGTAGACTTTCAGTATGAAGTTAGTAGGTCTTTATCATCTGTAGAATGAACAATTTTACTTGTTGATGCAACACAGTGAATACAAGCACAAACTTTATCAACATTGTATATGGCAATTGACTACTGACTTGAAATAATACCTGTACTAAACAAAATAGACTTGCCAGCTGCACAACCAGAAAGAGTTGCAGAAGATATTGAAAACTTGGTGGGTATTGATAAAGAACAAATTATAAGTGTTTCTGCAAAAACTTGAGAAAATGTAGATAAAGTACTGGATACAATAATAGACAAAATTGAATCGGCAGAAAGTTTTTATGAGCAAAACAAATCAAAATTTTTTCTACCATCTTCATCAGAACAACTAAAAAACACAACTTGAGTTTCTAGAGCATTGATATTTGACAGCGTTTATGATAAATACAAATGAGTTGTAGCATATGTGAAAGTACTAGATTGAGAATTTACCAAAAAAGATACTATCAATCTTTTGTACTCAGAAAATCAGGTAGTGCCGTCTCAAATAGGTTATTTTGCTCCAGATTATATACCTACAGACTCAATAAAAGAATGACAAATATGATATATAGTAACAGGTCAAAAATCTGTAAGAGAGGCAAAAATATGAGATACTATGCTTAGTTTCAACAAAACTTGATCCGAAAATATTAAAGCTCAAAACATAGATCCCAAATCATACAAAGATCTTAGAAATTTTGCCATACCTGGATTTAAGAGAATGAAACCTTTTGTATATTCTGGTGTGTATCCAATGCAAGCATCAGATTATGACAAACTAAAAGATGCTTTTGAAAAACTTGTTTTAAATGACAGTGCTATTGAATATGATAATGAGACAAGCTCTGCTTTGTGACATGGTTTTAGAGCAGGTTTTTTAGGAACTCTTCATATGGATATTACAAGACAAAGACTTGAAAAAGAGTATGATATCCAAACTGTTTTTACTATTCCAAATGCACAATACCTTGTAAAACTCAAAAATCTTTCTCATGATATAATAAAACAATGAACTAATATCACAAAACTTATAAATACCAATCTTTACAAACATATAATAGAGGAGGATGTACAACTAACTCTTTGAGACATTCCTATGGAAATTAAAGAATCTTTAAAACCTTGGATAGTAGTTAGTTCATGAGGACAAATGCCAAATCCATGAGATATAGATATTATTCTTGAACCTTATTCCAGTATAGAAGTAGTATGACCCCAAGAATATTGATGAGAAGTTATGCAACTTTGTAACGAACATAGATGAATAATGCAATGAATGGAAAGTATTGATGAAAACAGAATACTACGAAGATATAAAATTCCTTTAGCAGAAATAATTGTAGATTTCTATGACAAATTAAAATCTAACACTCAATGATATGCTACTATGAATTATGAGTTTTTGTGATACGAACAATCAGATCTTGTAAGATTGGATGTTTTAGTAAATCATGAACCGGTAGAAGCTTTTAGCATGGTAGTACACAAAGATAAAGCTTATAGCCTTTGAAAGTCTATTGTAGAAAAATTAAAAGACCTTATACCAAAACATATGTTTCCAATACCATTGCAAGCAAGTATTTGAAACAAAGTGATAGCAAGAGAAAACATTCCTGCATTGAAAAAAGATGTTTTGGCTAAATGTTATGGTGGTGATGTCACAAGAAAAAGGAAGCTTCTTGAAAAACAAAAAGAATGAAAAAAGAAAATGAAACAAATGTGAAAAGTATCTGTACCCAATGATATATTTTTGAAAATGATTAGCAGGTAA
- a CDS encoding phospholipase D-like domain-containing protein → MKDRYLYLLLGLVFGVLIILVLGKLDKGGISLEYGENYQIGYQNIQGDLKIGPFGDIGWYEDILKSSEEKIDIFMYGFSFDRIKDFLEKLGYFGSNIRILIESNKFRHSDEDYENLLKRFEDNESVQVENADGLGLNFQHAKTLLLDDKFIIQTANFTYSGFFRSKELFFISEDENIRESLEYIFEKDWNEEHINEEKIHPNLLVCNINCREGFEDLINGTEEELLVYSQNFSDHSLINKVNNLKNTDVKVLLADNDTNYNTKEKIDNGKVRFQSEPYLHAKSFLVDNKYLVVGSSNFTQNSIDNNREINIIIKDEQIIEKYKNVFENSW, encoded by the coding sequence ATGAAAGATAGATATTTATATTTATTGCTTTGATTGGTATTTGGTGTATTAATAATTCTTGTATTGTGAAAACTTGATAAATGATGAATATCTCTTGAATACTGAGAAAATTATCAAATATGATACCAGAATATACAATGAGACTTGAAAATATGACCTTTTGGTGATATATGATGGTATGAAGACATACTCAAGTCTTCAGAAGAAAAGATAGATATATTTATGTATGGGTTTTCTTTTGATAGGATAAAAGATTTTTTGGAAAAGTTATGATATTTTTGAAGCAATATAAGAATTTTGATAGAATCAAATAAATTTAGACATTCAGATGAAGATTATGAAAATCTTTTGAAAAGATTTGAAGATAATGAATCTGTGCAAGTTGAAAATGCTGACTGATTGTGATTAAATTTTCAGCATGCAAAAACATTGCTTTTAGACGACAAGTTTATTATCCAAACAGCAAATTTTACATATTCTTGATTTTTTAGATCAAAAGAATTATTTTTTATTTCAGAAGATGAAAATATCAGAGAAAGTCTGGAGTACATTTTTGAAAAAGATTGGAATGAAGAGCATATTAATGAAGAAAAAATTCATCCAAATTTACTTGTTTGCAACATAAATTGCAGAGAATGATTTGAAGATCTGATAAATTGAACAGAGGAGGAGTTGTTGGTTTATTCCCAAAATTTTTCGGATCATTCTTTAATAAATAAAGTAAACAATCTAAAAAACACGGATGTGAAAGTGCTTTTGGCTGATAATGATACAAACTATAACACAAAAGAAAAGATTGATAACTGAAAAGTCAGGTTTCAATCTGAACCTTATTTGCATGCCAAGTCTTTTTTGGTAGACAACAAATATCTTGTAGTTTGAAGCTCAAATTTTACCCAAAACAGTATTGATAACAACAGAGAGATAAATATCATAATAAAAGACGAACAAATAATAGAAAAATACAAAAATGTTTTTGAAAACAGCTGGTAA